From the Plutella xylostella chromosome 5, ilPluXylo3.1, whole genome shotgun sequence genome, the window TGCTCAAGCGCCAGCGCACCACAATCCCACCACGAAGACTCCGACTCCCCCCCGCcctccccgcgccccgcgccgccctcccctccccccgcagACAAACACACCAGACACAAGGACAAAACCAAAGAGGAAAAACCAATACCAATCAAACGCGAATCCCTATTCTCCAAAGAACTAAACTCGATAACTATGCCGTGGCTGCCTGATGAAAAACAGGAGGTTAAGAAGGATTTAGTGGAAATGTCTGAGTACGAAGAGGTTCAGTTGCTGAAGCAAGTGGAAGGGCTGATTCCGAAGGTGAAGGATGTCAATAAAAGGGCGTATTTGAGGAGGTTCAGGGCGAGTCTAGCGCTGCGGAGGTTGAAGAGGCATAAGCATCTGCCGATATTTGATTTGGAGAAGTGAGTAActgaaaaatatacacaaaattacGATATGGCTACGATTCAGTATACAATAAaggagtacttacttaaaattgtAGGGAAATATAATCCAAATTGCTatgatttcattaaaaaatcattCCGCCGATATCCTTAAATATTTAGCTTCCTGTATATGACAACTAGATTTTCCTTGCAATATTCGGTGAAAATTCcaagataaatgaatgaatgtttTCAGGTCCGTGCGTCTACTGGGCGGCTACATGACAGAAGACAGCAGAGCTTCCGCAAACAGCGAACGAGTGCTCGACCGCTTCCAGAGATCTGTGAGTTTGCCACTTTGTGCATGTTGTAGACATATAAATTCCAGATAATATTACGTAGTAATGGACAATGCCCGACAGGGGAGCGCTGCAAAATTCTGACTATGTGCTCTAagtctaaataataaaaataaataaatacttaatacaagACGGTAAACCACTCGTAGAGATAAAAGTGACTAGGGGCACGATGCATTCTCACTTCCTTCCATTCTCACAACACAGGTTCATTTCTATTCATGTATCTTTAGTAATCTTAAAATACTAGTCAACTTAACAATTAGTCATGACTCATGATTCATTACTTCTTACAAACTAACCTCATTATTTCCCCAACAGTACTTACTTGACCACCTGAGCGGTACAGTGGCGGCGACATACGGCACCACAGTACTGTCGCGGATAGACCCCACGCCCCTACAGTCGCCCTACTCCGGCGCGGTGCTCAAGCCGTACATCCGGCGAGACACCGAGAGTGAGCCCCTGTGGGTGAAGATGACTGAGGAACTGCTGGTCAAGGCTAATAAGTGAGTAGATTTTTGCTCGTGACTATAAGCATCCTAAGGGATAGTTAGAGGTGAATGACAATCGAGTCAGCGGCTTTTcgtagtacctacatttttgtactcacggtttttcaaaatattgaactaagtaggtatttaccaCATTTTTTAATCACTCATGTTCAGAAAATGCGTAAGAATTGGCAGAAAACAAAGAGGGATTAAAATAGCAATTATAAATTCAAATGTATCGCATTGTGTCctcttgtaaaatatttttgcctTTTGTATTGACTTCCTTTATCATCCATCATCAGGTCCGGTGAACCTGGGTGAACCCAATTCAAGGACTTAGACCTTGAAGATgtaaaaattgtatttatgtatatttaatctaCTATATTAAAATTGCAGAAATATCCCCTCTTTCGCGCTGTCCCCCCGCTCTCCCCTCGACTACTCAATAGGCCACCTTTATTTTCTATCATCACCAGGCATTTTGAAGCCTCATCAGGGACTTCTATAGTCTAGTACGGTcatgttactatgagaggagGGTCAGGTTTACCctcctctcatagtaacaatgtttctgagaggggtcaggtttctctgccttTTACTAGGTTTATGTAGTTCAATATTAAATCTACATggtgttaatatttatttatttgcaggaACAACCCCTCCTTCGTGCTTCCCCCCCGCTCCCCCATCGACTACTCGTACATCCGGCCGCAGCACGTGGCCTCCGTCAACGCGCTGCTCGCGCAACACTTCTGGCCCGGCATCGACGGttagtacagtaaggggcagataaacctgacccccctcagaagcattgttagtatgagaggggggtcaggtttctctgcacctgaccatacatacttacttttGAGGAAGTACATTTATAGGCTGTGAAGAAGGTGAATCTTTGCCTGTAGGTTTACTTGGTTATCCGCCGAGTGGCGCCTCtgtttgtttgtgtgtttGTAATTGACAGTCATACTTACTGAgaaataaagtacttattttaaaagaaatctgcctatatttacataatcttAACACTTACtgtttattgaaaaaatgtcCTCTGCGCAAAGATATACAAAATCAAGTGTCGTCTGAAATAGCGTCGACAGCGGCGGGGTGAAAGTAACACTTTTCCTCCCTAGGCAAAATTGCTTtcttgacagctctaaaatttattatgaaaattggtgtataaaaaatataaaattcattaaaattactcgaagtaagtattaatatttttaatcttatattatgtaccccAGTGTCGGAGTCCCTGCAATACCCGGAGTACAGCGTGGTGGCCTCCTGGCGCGGCGTGGCGGTGGGCGCGGCGCTGCTGGTGCCGGACACGCGACACAACGAGGCGTACATCTCGTTCGTCATCACGCGCGCCCATTGGCGGAGGAGCCGGGTTGCTGCGTTCATGTTGTATCATTTGCTGCAGGTTCGTGCGTTCATGCTGTACCATTTTCTGTAAGTTAGTGGCTGGGAGGGTTGTGTTTGTGGAAGGTGGGTACGTTCaatgttaagtacctactaaaggTAAGTTTGTGGGACataatagtatatttttttaagtttaaggtGTTGTGAAGGTCACGTGCAATACCTAGTCCTTTAAAATGAAACGTAATTATAATCATCAACAGccaataatcgtccactgctgatgtccccacatattatactATACTTATGATAATGTTGCATTGTTTCAGACGTGTTCAGACAAAGATGTGACGTTGCACTGCTCTCCTACCAACCCGGCCATATTCATGTATCAGAAGTTTGGATTTAAAGTGAGTTTCCTATGTTATACTCTGAATAATTCGAATTGGGAGCTAAGTATGTAGGACTCAAGTTTTGTTGCTTCAGAATCTGCGTTATTTCATGGCAGTAGTATAGAATAACAGCCGCTCCTCCCGGTTAATCTTGCTACTAAACATTAGCCGTAAACTTAgctttaaaatgtttgtaattttgttcTCAGGTGGAGGAGTTCATTCAAGATTTCTACGAGAAGTACTACGATATCGACTACCGCGGGTGTCGCCACGCACTGCTTCTCAGACTCACTAGATGAATAAACTAacttactatatttttgtactgtttgtgttttattgagtctctctctcagccttccgttgtccactgttggacataggcctctcctaacgatcgccaccccaaacggtcacccgccatctgcatccagcggcttcccgctaccttccgcagatcatcagaccaacgggttggggggcgaccgacacgccgtttgccgacacggggtctccactccagaacctttctactccagcggtcgtcggctctgcgggctacgtggccagcccattgccacttcagcgtgctaatccttttggctatgtcggtaactttagttctcctgcggatttcttcatttcgaatcctatctcgcagggacacgcctaacatagccctttccatagcacgctgagcaactctgagcttgtggataagtcctttggtgaagcaccacgtctcggctccgtaagtcatcactggcaacacgcactgattgaaaacttttgttttcagacactgaggtatgttttcagtgaagatgtgtcgtaatttcccgaacgctgcccatccgagttggattctacgagctacctctttatcgaagttggattttcctaatcggatcacttgtcctaggtagggatactgatcaacaacttcgatggtgacacctcctacagttacgggcgatgatgaaacatgttcgttcgacatgacctttgtcttgtccatgttcattttcagcccaacttgtttagaggcatcattgaggtctgtgagcatttcgcctaactcctccagcgtttccgccataataactatgtcatcagcaaatcgtagatgagagatatattcgccattgacgttaatgcccagtcttttccactctacaagcttaaaaacatcttccagtgcacaggtgaacagtttcggagaaataacatctccctgtctcacgcccctttgcaactggatcggttttgtgctatgttcgtgtaatcgaactgacattgtggcagcattgtacatacatctcaacacctcgatatagcgatagtctatatggcaccgctgaagggattgaagcatcgcccagagctcaatagaatcaaaggctttctcatagtccacaaacgctagacataaaggtagattatactcctcggtcttctgtataacctgccgaagcgtgtgtatgtgatctatggtactatagccttttcggaacccggcttgttcgggtggctggaagtcgtcgagtctttgctcgagacgattcgtaataactctcgaaaacagcttgtacacatggctcagaagtgcaatgggtctatatattcttcaatagggctttgttgcctttcttgaagaacaaagtcactacacttctgctccatgcctccgggcttgtgccttcgagtatgacggaattaaacagcctccgaagtgctattaaaatcggtctaccgccggctttcagaagttctgtcgttattccatcatctcccggagctttgttgttttttagctgtttgagagctatactaatctcgtctagactgacgtccggaatatcttcggtatagtgtcgggtgagtggcgctcggctgtcgtgagcaccgctggtaatagggttttgtgttgtggtgtataactgtccgtagaatctctcaatttctcccagaatttcgggcactgatgaaacggtgttgccagtgtcggtcttcagttgggtcaacagagtctgccgaacagatcgatctctagcaaagactttggagcccttgttttgctctattgcgtcttgaatgcgcttgcaattgtagcgtctcatatcgcaacgtcttgctttggcgatctgtctgtttagacgtctgtattcgaccatatcaactgaagactgcaacctcatttctctccgttctcttatgagactcagagtcccatctgagagtttttgaggtcctcggttggttcgggacgaaaaatatttcgatcctacctctcggacagtttccacaaacctattatttaaatcgtcaactgtaacgcaattctctaaacatatcaggcggtcgcaaagctcagactgaaagctttcgggatcctggatttgagcaggagtaggacggagcgtggacttcattagacgggagcgttctattttgcagtttatattcaaagtgcctcttacgagtcggtgatcgctgccggtcttaaccctactgatcactgagacatcattgaatatgtgcttcttatccgtcaatatgaagtcgatctcgtttttagtcttcccatcggggctaatccacgtccacttcctttgtggcttcttcttgtagaaggagttcatcatatagaggccctccttctccaagaagtcagccagcatttgcccacgatggttcctgactccaaatccatgtgaccccactttcgtctcgccgcattcttgttttccgagtttcgcgttaaagtctcccatcaccaccgtgaaatgagtagtgaacttacgcagggcagacgatacgtcttcatacgcaagttcgacctcatcatcggtgtgcttagatgtgggtgcgtaaacctgtatgaccttcattgagtatcgtttagatattctcaggatgaggtacgcaacccgtgtcgacacacttccaatttcaacgatgttgttgacgagggacttgttgacgatgaacccgacacccccttgggacagttggtcgcccgcccggtggtacagcaagtttccggactggagaatttccgtatcctctccctctcgtcggacttcggataaccctataatgtcccattttaacttgctgatttcctcttccagctcctctatcttcacgtcttccctcagtgtccgtgcgttatatgttgccaggtgcaagggtcggttgggctggtagccgactctctgccggagattcttcgcaccccctgccccgccgttaccgtgaccgctaccggagtccgggatagcggggctgccggggactggggtccggggctttgttttttccatcattaggaggtgtatttgccataatcaccgcgcttggcaggcgtgttggtgattctccttttttacggcgggagatcgccgcctctgctaggagaggaggtcgggtcgatttaccgccgcccgacattcggcgttgtcactcgttagcaccacccagggggcacgtgtagggtaactagggtttgtacctacggacgtgagcgacaagccccccttttatttaactttttctttttaacttttattgaGTACCTAAACTTAATTATTCCCTTATCTTGATTATAAAATTTGGTGATTGCCTCTTACAATGAAAACATTTCAACTCCGATTTGACGACCAGATGGCGTATTGGTTGGTGACTGGTGTACCGAGAGGGTCGCTCagacaaatattttttctcttTTCGTCGTAACTATTCGTAATGGAAAGTTTACCTCTAGTAGCGCCTCGTATGGAACTAAACTTTAGTAAGATGAATCTTGATTCTTACGTTAGGATGTATTGCTCAATTTGCTTTGCAGGCGCTAAACTGCAAGTCCATTTGGTACGGTTCGAGGCATGTTATGTTATGTGGTCTGAGGTACAGTTATCTTGCCATGAATACTAAAGATATCacaggagaggcctatgtccagcagtgcataattattggctgatgatgatcacAATAATGACCTAGTTATGTACCAAACTATCCACCTATCCACCAGCTTGACGTGGGCAGATTGTTCCTACACCGATCGCGCTCATGGGTAGTTAGGTTTTCTCCTACGGACCACGCGAGCGTTAGTCTGCAAGGCCTGATTGGTGGTTGAAAGGACATTGCCCGAGGGACTAAATAAGGGTTTCTTCCGAGGTAAACATACAATGCGAGTAACTCAGATCAACAAATATAACTAACTAATGTGTCTCTTGTTTAGTTGGTCAGAGGCgagaaaagtaaaaatatattgatagataaaaaagataaagataaaaattctttattcggtgtcaagcaccacacaccaaaaatacacaagaaaatacacaaaaacaaaaaaaagaaaggaaaataacaaataggtaaaacaaaacaaaaaaaaaccttaggtaggtaagtatgcaTATAATATAAACTTGACCAAAAATTTTGCTAAGTTCTTCTAATATTAtgcgtaggtaggtaggtaggcatCCTAGgtttaaacttaattaacaacgtatacttaagtacatcaTCATGTGCTTTTACTTAATTGaatttcatcatcattcatctcattttttatttacatttagaCCTACCTACAAGAAAGCAATTTTCCCCTGGCATGAAAAGAGCCAAGTATTTTGAAGTATTTTCATGCCTCTTTTTGAGCGATGACcgatgaaaaataaataatagcagCACCAAATAAAATCTCTCCCATCATTACTGCCTTTGCCgactaaaaatatactttaatttcattttgttaCAGTTGAATATCGTACCAACATTTGTACAACACGTGCACGTGTAGCTTTCTCGAAATTTGTAGAATAATCAATGTCTTTCTCGTTCTTACTAGAGCACATAGAGTGAGAAGAAAACTAAGAAAAGAGCCTCTTTGTTGAAATTACAATAGTTGTTTTCATTGCATATATTTCTACAAATAAACATTAGACTCATTTTGTAAGCTAGGTATTGGTCAATGTGAAATTATCCTCAATTTTGATTGGTTCTTGGATCCGTCAAAAACCAGCCAGTTATTCTGGGCGCATAGGGAACGTACTTACAAACGAGATGACCTCAAATTTGAAACGCAGTTTATGCCgcagaaatatatttatcccTTTTTAACGCTAGGATACGCATATGGTAACAGCATCttgcgtctctttttcgcacaGAGTGAAGGCCCTAGAACATTCTAGACGTTTTGATGTATATATTTTGCCGCGACGGTGGCGCTGCGCTTTATTTTACTGTGAATTTGTGAGTGAGAACAGTGTTGTGTGTTGTGAGTgagaaatttataataatttacttactcTAGTGGACTAATCTATTGGATATAATCATCaaataataggtatgtattgtttacaatatttaatttgatatcgTGTGTAAAAATATCTCAAAATGAAGAATGTGATTGCGTGGGTAAAGTTCCAGAAGACGTGTGCAGATCGCCCGCTACGTCTCCAAAAAAGGTGGTGATGGCGCGATTGCTCATACTCATAATCTGTTTCTTTGTTGCAGgataaaaacacaaaatggGAAAGGACTACTATCGGATACTGGGGATCGCCAAGGGCGCGTCAGATGACGAGATCAAGAAGGCGTACCGCAAGCTGGCGCTGAAGTACCACCCGGACAAGAACAAGGCGGCCGGCGCCGAGGAGCGCTTCAAGGAGGTGGCGGAGGCCTACGAGGTGCTCTCCGACAAGAAGAAGCGAGAGATCTACGACAGCCACGGCGAGGAGGGGCTGAAGGGCGGCATGGGCGGTCAGCACGGGCCGGGCGGCGGCCAGCAGTTCTCCTACACCTTCCACGGAGACCCGAAGGCCACCTTCGCGCAGTTCTTCGGCTCGTCGAGCCCCTTCCAGGCTTTCTTCGACATgaacggcggcggcggcggtggcggctcCACCGGCCTATTCTTCGACCGCGAGATGGACGTGGACCCGTTCGAGGGCAtgctgggcggcggcgcgcgccccGGCGGCCCGGGCGGCGCCTTCCGCAGCCACAGCTTCAACTTCCACGGCTCGCCCAACCGCAAGGAGAAGAGCCAGGACCCGCCCATCGAGCACGACCTGTACGTGTCGCTGGAGGACATCGCGCGCGGCTGCGTCAAGAAGATGAAGATCTCGCGCCGCGTCATCCAGCCCGACGGCACCTCCAAGAAGGAAGACAAGGTGCTGACCATACACGTGAAGCCGGGCTGGAAGGCCGGCACCAAGATCACATTCCAGAAGGAGGGCGACCAGGGACGCAACAAGATCCCCGCAGACATTGTCTTCATCATCCGCGACAAGACGCACCCACTCTTCAAGAGAGAAGGCAGTGACATCAGATATACAGCCAAGATATCACTCAAACAGGTAAGGACATTATTTCAActcatacaaaattttatgctatCTATACtctatcataataatataataaatcacTCAAGTCTACTTTGTAAACAATATGATTAACACCAACCTAAACTGAAGGTCACATGATGAGTAAACATTTATCTAATCCACATGTTTGTATTGTTACAGGCTCTGTGTGGAACAATCCTGGAAGTGCCAACAATGTCGGGAGAGAAGCTGACGGTGAACCTGCAGGGAGAGATCGTGAAGCCTCACACTGTGAAGAGATTCCCCAACTACGGTCTGCCATTCCCCAAGGAGCCGACGCGGAAAGGAGACCTGCTGGTGGCATTTGACATCAAGTTCCCCGACCGCCTAGCTAGTGGCGTCAAGGAGATATTAGCGGATACTCTCCCCAACTGAAGTGTTCATCATAAGACTGCAGGATCAAGAGCATCATACATAGAAGAGTGATTTCTGGTCACTTAAATTCTCTCATTCCTACAGTGCGTAGGAAGTTAGTGTTACAGCTGCCTAAATTATGTGTAAACATGGACGTTTTGACTACAACACAGCTGCGTGGAAACATTTGTTGCCTAGGACAAGTGGATAGATGAATTGCTAGTGCTTTCGTTTACGAAGCGGATGGTTGTTCTCTGCAAGAAGTGTTTCTGGAGTCACTGTTTGTAGTGACATGTTCATGTAGTGTAATGTCGGATACACGGATCTTTGTGCGTTTTAGGACAAAGAGATAGTGTATAGAGACTGTAAGAGCTAGTCTAGTACATTGACTGAAtgagtgtatgtgtgtatttaatttgtttttctaAGTTGTAAATATATACTGTTACGTTGCGATACTGAGACAGTGATTGTAAGGTTTAGAAGTTGGATTCATCTTGATTGTAATGTATGATATTGTAAATTTGAAAAAAGTGAGAGtgagaaagaaaaaagttacaattactgttgaaaaaatatgactaataaacaaaatatcttaaaatataaacacttttattattttatctaaacAAACCCCATAATTAGGTAGAGTTTTGTCAATAAGAAACTTTcataggctataaataaatatgaattataGGTGAACACTTTCAAGTGTTGAAGCACGATCTAGATGACTCGTGTAGATTGCCTACGCTATACTACACGCGTTGTCCAATAATATAAACTCATCCGCATCACAGCTGTGGGAAGTGGGGACATGATGTCAGGACCTTGCGTAGTGTAGACAGGTTGGGGCCAGGCAAACAGCGGGGAAATGCTAACTACCCGCATTATCTACTTGTTCACCTTGGGTCTTGTGGAGAaagttaggtataggtagtaCGATAAGCCAAGAAGAGAGAAATCGACAAGGTTTCAATTAGGTTCTAAATTCCAAGGTAACtgataagtattatttttttctacataAACTCTAATCAAGTTATCACCAGTCACCATTGTCTTGCTTGACAAGAAAAACAAATCTTCAATTTTGGTAGCACGCTAGTTTCCTAGCCCAGCACAAATAATCGCAAGCACGAGACGAGCGAGAAAGGCGGAGGCCAAATGGTCTACTCTTGCCTTACGGAAACGATGTTTGTTCCCATGCTACTTGCATACTTTGCATCGCATTATACTGGTGGTAAACGGAGCAGACAGAGACGGGAAACATCAGAATCTGTTTTGTTGTGTACGTAGACCTGTACAAGTATCAGGAGTAGGCCCCCGCCCATGCGCGCGCAGTGTGACGTCATCATGTAAAAATACTCGGCCCTCCTCCGACTGAAACTAACtggagataataataataaatgcacGCGATCATTGATTCTGCTGTTGGTGTATTTCTGAAACCagtgatttttataataaattggaCCGAGTGCTTACTGGGATGCGCTGAACGATAGGAAGTGATTTTAATACGGCACTATTATAGGACCTAtacatgtatacatacatagtataGGTGGCTCGAGACGAGTCGTGCACACGTttacagggtattgcaaaaaatGTAGTAAGGCGAAAGCGGGTGACTCACTCTGAAATACTCTGAATAACTGTAGCTTAAtatcaacaccctgtataataaatatcgGCGGATGTTAGTTTCAGTTTCAGAATAACGTAAGGTCGCACGTAAGCacctacctataagtaccGAAGTAAACCTACGTAGCTAACTATTATTCAAATGATGGTTGTAACATGATAACAATTCAGTGCGATAG encodes:
- the LOC105395041 gene encoding cysteine-rich protein 2-binding protein: MTTDCKYCNEAEDKQYRPGLICQNCICFVHLKCLLRPGTPGDFEGDVFFEFTCADCSKDKKEVFKRTRFPWVNVIYLTLYNLQQRSHGISNNGFFHYKTHICSFIDRNWEQLFGNKFKQKKNWMGTIAGALSVHGGSLLQSGAARLQESGWWRAQHRFSPAMAAHILQEMAREKPKGGLKAKLQLDHNTFLQRVIEMGYESLIVHEDEDIPPPAPPAAPAAPAAPAPAPPPGKKRRLDSDSASTASSVAYFDYLDNDHRAELTDDSHLASQSTSLFTHQTAQYARDMEAGYRAYDYRQMGLVPPSECSSASAPQSHHEDSDSPPPSPRPAPPSPPPADKHTRHKDKTKEEKPIPIKRESLFSKELNSITMPWLPDEKQEVKKDLVEMSEYEEVQLLKQVEGLIPKVKDVNKRAYLRRFRASLALRRLKRHKHLPIFDLEKSVRLLGGYMTEDSRASANSERVLDRFQRSYLLDHLSGTVAATYGTTVLSRIDPTPLQSPYSGAVLKPYIRRDTESEPLWVKMTEELLVKANKNNPSFVLPPRSPIDYSYIRPQHVASVNALLAQHFWPGIDVSESLQYPEYSVVASWRGVAVGAALLVPDTRHNEAYISFVITRAHWRRSRVAAFMLYHLLQTCSDKDVTLHCSPTNPAIFMYQKFGFKVEEFIQDFYEKYYDIDYRGCRHALLLRLTR
- the LOC105397398 gene encoding dnaJ protein homolog 1, with protein sequence MGKDYYRILGIAKGASDDEIKKAYRKLALKYHPDKNKAAGAEERFKEVAEAYEVLSDKKKREIYDSHGEEGLKGGMGGQHGPGGGQQFSYTFHGDPKATFAQFFGSSSPFQAFFDMNGGGGGGGSTGLFFDREMDVDPFEGMLGGGARPGGPGGAFRSHSFNFHGSPNRKEKSQDPPIEHDLYVSLEDIARGCVKKMKISRRVIQPDGTSKKEDKVLTIHVKPGWKAGTKITFQKEGDQGRNKIPADIVFIIRDKTHPLFKREGSDIRYTAKISLKQALCGTILEVPTMSGEKLTVNLQGEIVKPHTVKRFPNYGLPFPKEPTRKGDLLVAFDIKFPDRLASGVKEILADTLPN